ATGTTTGCACATCTTCCTGTTATGCCACAAATGAAGTCACATTGTGGGTGTTCCAAACGATACAATGCTGACACTGAAGTTATTAACCTTCTTGACTACGCAACAACAAAGCTCAAATGGCCTTTTCGAGAGGATGGGGGGGGTTATAAATACAGGATATGCGatcataggcgtaatttgcgggtggtacatgtccccaccactttctggaagaaatgcttgcggaaggtgtgtattgttttgggaccattaacatctaaaagcgcaggatgcgccgctttctcaccatctcccgttTCTCAAACTCATAAGTTAATTTTGCGCAAGACTTCAGAAACGCGGCCAGAAGAAATGCGCGCATCATCCGAACTCACGGTGCTTGCTTGTGCATTCAGTGCATGCACAAAAACGCGCAAACCGACGAACAAGcgacatttttagtcataggaataaactgtttttaagtgttaTGCACCGCAACAGCAAAGTGACCTTCGCCAAATGACAGTTTGTTAaccacatactgtgagagctgCAGTCAAAAAGCGGAGTAGACAATGGACGGACCGCCCACTATATATGATCAATATGAGTTCTTACAGAAACCATTTATTTAAGTATTAATTGTTTTTGTCCCcatcacttttcaaaacaacagatttctccTCAAACCTGCTTCTTGACCCTTACACAGGAAACAACCAATGAGTAATTTTCTGAACAAAACCAGATGAACCGGCTGACCTTACAATAAGTAATAAATCTAAATAGGCTATAGGCCTAATCTAGCAATAAAAATAGCACTGTTTTTgctattttacttttttcacaACAAATGGCAAGATTCTTGGCTATGTAGCAAAACCATGGtcaattgttgttgttgttttttcgttttatttgtagttaaaCTTTGATTAATTTACGCAAGGAACTGCGGTTTCGTTCCGTCTATAGACACAACTTAAAGCTCAAGTGCACGTGCAACCTGCACGTATGAGGCCCgacaacacaaaaaaaacagtttCACTGTAACGGTTTTACCATAATAACATAACTATATGTTTTAAAGTATCACATAAATACTATGGTGTGTTCAAGCTAATAAATATCAACGTACGACTGTCACTGTGTCATGGTGCATGAACTGTAGCGTGACATTTACTCATTAAAAGTGAAACGTGAAAACACGAGACGCAAGAACTTTTTGTAACTTTGAGGAAGGTTTAACACAGTAAAAGAGTGAGAGGTGacaatgaacacatttaaaacagtaTCCAAAGAAAAGATATGAAAGTATTTTACcaatgagaaaaacaaacagaagtgtgtgtgtgcgtgttcaccGTTCAGCATAATAGACACTCTGAACAAAGCCTCGCGCGGTTATTGAACAAATAGCACGTGCGTTCGCGGTACACGAGACGTGGTGCGTTAACCAGTATAACCAGCTGAATCCATTTAGCATTGCATCATACTCGCAGATGTTTTTTGTTAGATCATAAACAAACAACGTAAAACTCAAGTAGTACTGACTTACCGCTTCAACGCCAGCGGCGCGTTCCTGCGTTTTCTCAGGCGTCGTGGACGCGCCTCGCATTTGTCGAACAGATGAAAACGGTTCATTCGCCTCACAGACGCGTCGGTGGTCCCTGTTTGTCCAGTCACCAAACTCGTGTTTCTGCGTCGCGTTTAAAGCATATGGCGTGTCAAAAAGCGACGTGCACGGTACACCCCGTTCACAACCGACGAGTGTGATGTAACCGGACCGGCATGAGACAGCGGCTTTGCAGTCAGGTAATCTCCGGTAAACAGAGGAGCAGCACACCGCGCGGTGATGACGTAACGCCCGCGTCGTGCCGCCGTCTCCGGTCGAGTAAACGGTGAAGTTGACGCGCAACAACGACGCCGCGGAAACGCTCGAGGTCCGACAGCGAAACATCGTGCCGACGTCAAATGCAGTTACGGTGGCTATTCGTGACCACTGTTTAGTGTGCACACTGTGATCTGATCCGAGATCAGTTCACGCCTCCACCAATGACATTCAAGAGCTCTTCAAAACAATGTCATACACGTGACGCGCAGCTTTACGCTGTCGTTTCCAATGCCACGCAGGACtgtttacaaaataccattacAGTTTTCCAGTAGGATTTCATGTTCTGTTAGTTCTCATCTGCCAGATAACCAgccaacacattaccagtagagaccATTATCGTTTCTAATAAAAGCAACCCAATTCCCATTAAACCCTGTGGAATTTCTTAAGTGCAAGACGCATAATGGACACGTGTGAATCCAAGCGTATGTTAGTTGCTCTGATCTGCTGGGTTTAATTCTGATAGGCTGATGCCGGTTTGTggtggtttaagctggtccttagctggtcatgtgctggtttaagctggtcaaacagCATcgaaacatacctaacccagtatgctggttttttcaacagggaactAATTTTGCGTCTCACAATTGAGCTTGATCATAGACAAGCACGTGCAGTGCACCGTGAAATGTTTCTTACAGGATGTGGTTAAACAATATTATCCGCACGCTTTGCTGTTTAAATAAGACCTTCACACCCTTGACATTTCACCCACAGAAAGCCGAGCTGTATCTGTGAAGCAGCCGGACGAAACTGAGTCGCACAAACAAGCAGCTGCAATGGATCTGCAGCACCGGGACTTGGAATTCACACGCGCTTATTGAAGCCCAAAGCTGGAAGAGTGCCACACTAAACAGCCTCTGACCTGCCGCAGTGTGCATGTCTTCATGAGTTCATTAGACTCTATGAACTCTCAAACAGATGCTTGTAAATGCAAGGAGGGAGAATGAATGTGATGAGAAGGACAATGCATGATTCATTTTCTTTGGAAAGTGCTGAACACGAGGCTTAAGAAACACGTTGCTCATTATGAAGTAAACGATATCTCTATATGTTCCAGGCTGCATTTATTGCATTGAATTATTCATCGCATTTTAATCACAAAAGCCACATCAGTAGCTGCATTAAAAACACTCAGCAAGCTGCTTCAGTAAAACagcaggcgctctggctccgaGACAGAACCACAAACACCACAAAACTTTCAGCATTCTGATGTTAATGGTTTACAGCAGTACACACTGACCAAACTTTCCAGCactattattataaatgtgacgACAATTAGGCCTAGCTACATTTCTAAGCAAACTGGCCTTggagtcttaaagggatagttcacccaaaaaaatacaattctgtcatcatcaggTGGTTGAAAACCTGTGTCTGACtagagcacaaaataagacactttgagaaatgtctcagcggttttgtgtccatttaatgcaagtcaatgttgtttggttattaacattcttcaaaatatcttcttttgtgttctgcagactaaagaaagtcatacaggttttagatgagtaaatgttgacagaattgtcatttttgggtgaactgtccctctaAGGACCACTGAAGCGCAGTACAACTGAAACAACAAAAACGGAATTGAAGGAACAGCTGAGGAGTTTCTGACAGCCGCAGtctccatttactttcattgtgtgaaataaaaaaatcaacatcaGCTTTTCTTGTGTTTCATCACACAGGCTTTTATGAACATGAATGtgaggatgacagaattttcttttctgGGTTCTTGAAACGGTTGTCTTTTGTTGAAGTTTAAAGAGCAAGTGCACAACGCACTTGAAGCGTTTCTTGAAGAGACTTGTCTGTTCGGGTGGAGTTTAAAAGATTATTTCTTTATCATCACAGAGATGAACCAACAGGAAACAGGCTGATGATTTTACACCCtgttcttaaagtgacaggtcACCcatacataaaaatgatttcttttatttactttatgttgttcaaaacctgtgtatgactctttcttctgtaaaacacaaaagaagatatttcgagaaatgtctccgtggtttgtGTCCACACGAGTCAATGACTATGTGAACACACCAGATGCATAAATATGTGTTACGTCCTCCAAAAATAATCCGATTTAATCTGTTACCACGACTGGATGTTACAGAGTCCCGTAGTGATCTGTGCCAATATAAACAGAGTTTGCAGGATTAACAATCCAAACAATGAATAATCCTGTTATGCAAGAGAGTTGCTCAGTTCAGGCTTTGTTTAGGGTTTTGTGTCAGCAAAGTAAAGCAGAAGGACAAACCAAACACTGAGATGTCACGTTTTaattcacaatttatttttcggTGTATTATTTGCATTATATGTAATGCAGTGAGCACTTGTCATTTGGTTTCTTCCTAGTTTCCTGACCTGCTGAGTGCTGACTCAATGCGGTTGGATGTTTGCCACAGACAATCATTGGGCAGCTGGCTGAACAAACACTTCCTGAAAGATCAAGACTGTGGTTTATAAATGCAATAATCAGACCTGAGGCAACTCTTAAAGCAGAACTCATCTTAAGATGTTGTGGCAAACAAAGTATGTTTAAAGTGCAAAATAGGGAAAGattttgtcttgctttcaattaaatgtaataaacatttatgtttaagcttgaaacaaaaaaatgctgcttgccaataaagaaaaataaccaAATGTTTTTCTTCGGAATTTTCTACTCTATTGGCAAACTTCATGTTTCAGGCTAGAAATTAGTTATATTGTTAAGAGCCGAAAGCAAGACTTCTTGAATCTTGTATTATTTTGCTCAATATACGTTGTAAGGATGTTCACACACTTGCTTTGGACATTTAGTTTGAATTTAGAGTTTTGAATTTGCTTTTGCGTTCTTAAATTGTGCATGTATTTATCATTTCATTCGTGTGCTCGCCTGTTCAAACAGACCAAGAAACAAGACCGCTTTAGAAACTGAtcaaaatatacaatttattgAAAATACATTAATACAGTGATCAGTGTACTCCAGTAACTATAAAAtcagtagttttttttccttttatcgTGGCAGGAAAACTTCATCTGACTGTAAAACAGAAGCAGGATTCTCTCCGTTTCTAGTCATATTTCTACTTCAATGTCCAAAAACACGAGCTACAAGAATACTGTACGCTACAGCTGTATGACACCGGTGCGTTTTTCTATATTCAGTCACGGGCGCTTTCCTAAACGTGATGCATTAGGCCCGTATGTGTCATACAGCGTTCTGTGTGTGTAAAGCAGTTTCATGTCAGTATTTTTGGCCTCTGACGTGAACAGTGTTAAGCATTTTCACTGTAACATTACGCTCATATTGCATTTCAGTATCTTTCcataaaaaggaaacaaattccGAAGATTATTTACATGCTTTCCTCCTTTGTAAAGTGACGCATGAATGAAGTTACTATTGACAAGAAGGCGGGACTACAAGAGTATCACTGGACCTCATTGGCTGTTTCTGACATTCTGAACTTCTGGAAGATTTTGGCACCCAATATGAGAGACATAATCCAGCTCGAAAGAGTTACTGCATCAACTAAATCGTGTATGATTTACATGCACAATACGTAATTCTGTCTGGATATGTTTCTCATTCTCCTCCCGCTGTGTTCATCCCTGATGtatgcattaaagggacagttcatcatTACTCAccccaggttgttccaaacctcaataaatgcctttgttctgctgaacacaaaggaagatatttttaagaatttcagtaaccaagcagatcttatcccccatttactgccatagtagggaaaagaaatactatgggagtcaatgggggtgtTTAACaggacaaaaacatttataaaggtttggaactatgtgagcgtgagtaaatgattttacatttatgtgtgaactatccctttaaatgacagctacaatgttcattttattttcctcTCAGCAGCTAAACCGGTCTCACCTCTAAAGCACATGTAGAGCAGTCACGACGCTGACAGACGGGTGAATCTCACAATACACAGCCAGGtcacatttcaccccaaaattaaaatgaaagagCGATGAGCTTATTAATAGGCATGTAATAAATCTATAATTGTGTATATAATTAAACATGTTTCTGGGAGCATTACTTGCATTGTAGCAAATTTAATGACACAGATTTTTTCCCCGCTCAAATTCACATTTACACTGCGTCTttaatgttcaataaaaaaTCCATTACAGTCCATTTATACTGTATTCCTTGAAATGTGGTCAAAGAAAATAACATCAGAAGTATACATCTAAAAATAACcatcttattttttgttatttctggGGTGAGATGCAAGCTGGACGTGTCCTTATAACACTGACATACACAAATACTGACGTATGTGGGACGTTTCTTTAATTCATCCTTTCTATAAATGGCTTCATCTCTCTGCAGTACAATAAATAAGAATCTTATAGTACAGTGACTTCTATGcacatatatgaataaatactgtacacaaTACTTTTGGGCCCTGTTGCCTCTCACACGCAGTACAGTAGGTCATCACAGGCAACAGAACAGAAACACTGGAAACGTTTCATTCTGGTCCGAATTCTAAACTGCACAACAGCTCAACAATTCCTTAGCTTGAGCATCCACAAACAGTAAACCTTTTATTTCAGTTGAATGAATCTCTGTATAAATCATGAATCGGGGTGATGGACGCAAGCTGTGCAACATTTTCTTCCTATCTGACAACCCGTCTTTCCTGTCCCAGAGTAAGACTGTTTTCAGACCATCATCGGTTTATAGTACCACACAATCTGTTTACTTTGTTTACCCCACATGCCTCCTCCTGCATTTCTTCATCAGAACACCTCCAGGTTTGGACTGGAATAAGCAGGTGAAATACGGGGGATCCACTAGTGGGCGGCCACATGCTCTTCTGTTACTCGTTAAATTTGGCCTCCATCCAATCGGACGCTTGGGATCCTGGAAACTATGAGACACAGCAGCAGCTGTGAGTTTTGGGGTTCTCGTCTTCTATTGGCTGCTTGAATTTCAGAAGGGGCGGGTCTCCGCTGGCCGGCGTGAAGTAAACCGCGCTGCCGTTGGACGACACCAGCGGCATACGAGGATCTTCCGGATCGGATTTGGTCTCTGTGGCCAGCGTGGAGCCGTTGCCCAGGTGACCGTTGAGGATGGGATGGTTGAGGAGTTTGGCTGCGGCCCGCTGCTTTTTGAGTTCTGACAGCGTCTGAGGGCACCTGGGCTTAGATTCCTCAGT
The Triplophysa rosa linkage group LG7, Trosa_1v2, whole genome shotgun sequence genome window above contains:
- the fam210b gene encoding protein FAM210B, mitochondrial — encoded protein: MFRCRTSSVSAASLLRVNFTVYSTGDGGTTRALRHHRAVCCSSVYRRLPDCKAAVSCRSGYITLVGCERGVPCTSLFDTPYALNATQKHEFGDWTNRDHRRVCEANEPFSSVRQMRGASTTPEKTQERAAGVEAEPLSSGSSAQGPGSDEKPSKAQQLRKVFKEYGAVGVSFHIGISLMSLGIFYSAVSSGIDMTSVLCKMGFSESLVQSKMAAGTSTFVLAYAVHKLFAPVRISITLVSVPLIVRHLRRTGLFKPRTSAP